Proteins encoded within one genomic window of Empedobacter falsenii:
- a CDS encoding M43 family zinc metalloprotease: MIKKLLYFNLLASLSMFGGLVNAQEYCSFDEVNKRYLAENPQVQQMVNIAEREIALATKNGKLLNKTAGQIYEIPVVVHVFADKSTLGTLGNPSDAQIVEWIDFTNKLYANTYYSGNNSTAFPFRLVLAKRNPNCENTTGIVRFNLSNNQDYNDFGLKFSGTKGVTETELRQMSRWDPTSYYNIYVTNKIDGFNGTSGGGTNGYAYLFGAAGGDVDGAYHHAGVVGKDKPTLGHEFGHALGLYHTFGQENSTTACQTTFADDPYTTGDLVWDTAPTINGNYYYSVYGVSQPTSAIINGCTNEPFDNVVTNVMNYGSYRNKFTQGQVERSVELFLQYRRSLLNSKALEPIDNNNQITLTQSCIPNASTVAQGSYGYGMTRVQFGSIDVSSSPKDGTNNYYNDYSKSCLIKNNSTDILEGKTYELKLTERTPNAMSFIAYLDLNNDGVFTNDEILLTKSNVASETNVWVDKTHTYSVVIPNGAVKDTPLRLRIIGDSQTASFEACGVRTRGEIEDYAVTVKSNNTIWNGTAWSNGLPDATKEAIVKGDLSLSTNIVTSKLALESGSITVKANAILKVENEIINKLTADKFIIEDGGNVIQTNAVTNTGSFTAITNSKPMIFNDATLWSSPVNGQNVRSFSPNTLDKRFYIYNEQTNKFASLFVNDPLYPNSNLQNPATYNFENGLGYHIRVANNHTQTAPGAIFAGKFIGNLNNGNYTKSVTKQNLGYHLIGNPYPSSLDAKKFLQANPSVKALYFWTHQAPLTSAGYASNNYASYNLTGGTQAAAGGVIPNGIIGKGQGFIAEINAATTLKFDNTQRTDLSAIFYKNEDDSKRIWIDLFEGTQAKNQILIGYVQDATNEFDERMDAKLNQNYDGSAIYSLINNLSDRFVIQGRALPFNNDDTVKLGLDAKANASYTIQLNNTENIADDVSIFLYDKVDKQIVDLRKQAYTFNVQEGINNDRFELMFTNKTLGISNVTKQETVVFKKNNTIVIQSPKEIKSVEVYDISGRKVLSKSTSGKEITLSNLPKTNQVLVIKVINTDQTITNTKILF, encoded by the coding sequence ATGATAAAAAAATTACTCTATTTCAATCTCTTAGCTTCGTTAAGTATGTTTGGAGGTTTGGTCAATGCACAAGAATATTGTTCATTTGATGAAGTCAATAAAAGATATTTGGCGGAAAATCCTCAAGTACAGCAAATGGTTAACATTGCTGAGAGAGAAATTGCATTAGCAACTAAAAACGGAAAACTTCTTAACAAAACAGCTGGACAAATTTATGAAATACCTGTTGTGGTTCATGTTTTTGCAGATAAATCAACTTTAGGAACTTTAGGAAATCCTTCTGATGCTCAAATTGTAGAATGGATAGATTTTACTAACAAGTTGTATGCTAATACTTATTATTCAGGAAATAATAGTACTGCATTCCCTTTTCGTTTGGTTTTAGCAAAACGTAATCCTAATTGTGAAAATACAACTGGAATTGTACGTTTTAATTTATCTAATAATCAGGATTATAATGATTTTGGATTAAAGTTTAGTGGTACAAAAGGTGTTACTGAAACTGAACTAAGACAAATGAGTCGTTGGGATCCAACAAGTTACTATAATATATATGTAACGAATAAAATAGATGGTTTTAATGGAACTTCTGGAGGAGGAACTAATGGTTATGCGTATTTATTTGGAGCAGCAGGAGGTGATGTCGATGGAGCTTATCACCACGCAGGAGTAGTAGGAAAAGATAAGCCTACTTTAGGACATGAGTTTGGACATGCACTTGGTTTGTATCATACTTTTGGACAAGAGAATTCAACTACTGCTTGTCAAACAACTTTTGCCGATGATCCATACACAACAGGAGATCTTGTTTGGGATACAGCACCTACAATAAATGGAAACTATTATTATTCAGTTTATGGAGTTTCTCAGCCTACAAGTGCAATTATCAATGGTTGTACAAATGAACCTTTTGATAATGTTGTTACAAACGTAATGAATTATGGAAGCTATCGTAATAAATTTACTCAAGGACAAGTAGAGAGATCAGTTGAATTATTCTTACAATATAGAAGATCTCTTTTAAATTCAAAAGCTCTAGAACCAATTGATAATAATAACCAAATAACATTAACCCAGAGCTGTATTCCTAATGCTTCAACAGTAGCTCAAGGTAGTTATGGATATGGAATGACTAGAGTGCAATTTGGAAGTATTGACGTTTCTTCATCACCAAAAGATGGAACAAATAATTATTATAACGATTATTCTAAATCATGTCTAATTAAAAATAATTCGACAGATATTCTAGAAGGAAAAACTTATGAATTAAAACTTACAGAGAGGACACCAAATGCAATGTCATTTATAGCTTATTTAGATTTGAACAATGATGGAGTTTTTACAAATGATGAGATTTTATTAACGAAAAGTAATGTTGCAAGTGAAACAAATGTTTGGGTAGATAAAACACATACATATTCTGTTGTGATTCCAAATGGAGCCGTTAAAGATACGCCTCTTAGATTACGAATTATAGGAGATTCTCAAACTGCAAGTTTTGAAGCATGTGGTGTGAGAACTCGTGGTGAAATTGAAGATTATGCAGTAACTGTTAAATCTAACAATACAATTTGGAATGGAACAGCTTGGAGTAATGGATTACCAGATGCTACAAAAGAAGCTATTGTAAAAGGAGATCTATCTTTATCAACTAATATTGTTACATCGAAATTAGCATTAGAATCAGGTTCTATAACAGTAAAAGCTAATGCTATTTTGAAAGTTGAAAATGAAATCATTAATAAATTAACTGCTGATAAATTTATTATTGAAGACGGAGGAAATGTTATTCAAACAAATGCTGTAACAAATACAGGAAGTTTCACAGCAATCACAAATAGTAAACCGATGATTTTTAATGATGCAACATTATGGTCGTCTCCAGTAAATGGTCAAAATGTACGTAGTTTCTCGCCAAATACTTTAGATAAACGTTTTTATATTTATAATGAACAAACGAATAAGTTTGCAAGTTTGTTTGTAAATGATCCGTTATATCCAAATAGTAATTTACAAAATCCTGCAACATATAATTTCGAGAATGGATTAGGTTACCACATTCGTGTAGCAAACAATCATACACAAACAGCTCCAGGAGCCATTTTTGCTGGTAAATTTATAGGAAACTTAAATAATGGAAATTATACAAAATCAGTTACGAAACAAAATTTAGGTTATCATTTAATAGGGAATCCTTACCCATCCTCTCTTGATGCTAAAAAGTTCTTGCAAGCAAATCCTTCTGTAAAAGCATTGTATTTTTGGACACACCAAGCTCCATTAACTTCTGCTGGTTATGCTAGTAATAACTATGCTTCATATAATCTAACAGGAGGAACACAAGCTGCTGCTGGAGGTGTTATTCCGAATGGGATTATAGGTAAAGGACAAGGATTTATTGCAGAAATTAATGCTGCTACTACTTTAAAATTTGATAATACTCAACGTACAGATTTGAGTGCGATTTTTTACAAAAATGAAGATGATTCAAAACGAATTTGGATTGATTTATTTGAAGGAACTCAAGCTAAAAACCAAATATTAATTGGTTATGTACAAGATGCAACAAACGAATTTGACGAAAGAATGGATGCGAAACTTAATCAAAATTATGATGGTTCTGCTATTTACTCATTGATTAATAATTTGTCTGATCGATTTGTAATTCAAGGTAGAGCTTTACCATTTAATAATGATGATACTGTGAAATTAGGACTTGATGCAAAAGCAAATGCGTCATATACAATTCAATTGAATAATACAGAAAATATTGCAGATGATGTTTCAATCTTTTTGTACGATAAAGTAGATAAACAAATTGTTGATTTAAGAAAACAAGCTTATACATTTAATGTACAAGAAGGTATTAATAATGATCGTTTCGAATTAATGTTTACGAATAAAACATTAGGAATTAGTAATGTGACGAAGCAAGAAACGGTTGTATTTAAGAAAAATAATACAATTGTAATTCAATCTCCAAAAGAAATAAAATCAGTAGAAGTTTATGATATTTCTGGACGAAAAGTTTTATCTAAGTCTACTTCTGGAAAAGAGATCACATTATCTAATTTACCTAAAACGAATCAAGTATTGGTAATTAAAGTAATCAATACAGATCAAACAATTACTAACACTAAAATCCTATTCTAA
- a CDS encoding APC family permease: MAHSKIGWKTAAALVISNMIGTGVFTSLGYQISDLKNTTSILLLWLIGGFLALIGAFIYSELASKFKQSGGDYIYLSRTFHPVFGYLSSWISLFVGFSAPISLAALAMGKYLNVFGLNLGKEFAIAMILIVAVFQSFSLNLSSKFQNIFTILKVIFIIVLIALGFYFAPAVEPNAVLFDSTWKSELLLPAFATSLVYVTFAYTGWNSASYIVEEIEQPKRNLPKALFIGVIFVTISYVLLNYIFLKHASSAALAGQENVANISFDNLLGNNVKWVSCFIALQLIATISGYLWIGSRLTQATARENKLWNFMAKENKNRIPVRAIWVHTTISILLIFSGDFEVIFTYTSFVLQILATLAVCTAFFIKQDQLTIIKSKFFYVLPAIFLAFSLYICYFVLMQKPKESLFGLGIIALGIVLFYFDKRIEKEKN; encoded by the coding sequence ATGGCACATTCAAAAATTGGTTGGAAAACCGCAGCAGCTTTAGTGATTTCGAATATGATCGGAACAGGTGTTTTTACCAGTTTGGGTTATCAAATTTCTGATCTAAAAAATACAACTTCTATCTTATTATTGTGGTTAATAGGAGGATTTTTAGCGTTGATTGGCGCATTTATTTATTCGGAATTAGCGTCAAAATTTAAACAATCAGGAGGAGATTATATTTATTTATCTCGGACATTTCATCCCGTTTTTGGTTATTTATCAAGTTGGATTTCTTTGTTTGTAGGCTTCTCTGCTCCAATTTCTTTAGCGGCTTTGGCAATGGGAAAATACCTCAATGTTTTTGGGTTGAATTTAGGAAAAGAATTTGCAATAGCTATGATTTTGATTGTCGCAGTTTTTCAATCATTCAGTCTAAATTTGAGTAGTAAATTTCAGAATATTTTTACTATTCTTAAAGTTATATTTATCATCGTTTTAATTGCTTTAGGTTTTTATTTTGCTCCAGCAGTTGAGCCAAACGCGGTACTTTTTGATTCGACTTGGAAAAGTGAATTGTTACTTCCAGCATTTGCGACTTCTTTGGTTTATGTCACTTTTGCTTACACAGGTTGGAATTCTGCTTCATATATCGTAGAAGAAATTGAGCAACCAAAACGGAATTTACCAAAAGCGTTATTTATAGGCGTTATTTTTGTCACGATTTCTTATGTTTTATTAAATTATATTTTCTTGAAACATGCATCATCAGCAGCTTTGGCTGGACAAGAAAATGTTGCAAATATTTCGTTCGACAATCTACTTGGAAATAATGTGAAATGGGTGAGTTGCTTTATTGCTTTGCAATTGATTGCGACGATTAGCGGTTATTTGTGGATTGGTTCTCGTTTGACACAAGCCACCGCGCGCGAAAATAAATTGTGGAATTTTATGGCAAAAGAGAATAAAAATAGAATTCCGGTTCGTGCAATTTGGGTGCATACAACAATTAGTATTTTGCTTATTTTTTCAGGAGATTTTGAAGTGATTTTTACCTATACATCGTTTGTTTTACAAATTTTGGCCACATTGGCAGTTTGTACAGCGTTCTTTATCAAACAAGATCAATTAACCATTATCAAAAGTAAATTCTTTTATGTTTTACCTGCGATATTTTTAGCATTTAGTTTATACATCTGTTATTTCGTTTTGATGCAAAAACCAAAAGAAAGTTTATTTGGTTTAGGAATTATCGCATTAGGAATTGTATTATTCTATTTTGATAAGAGAATTGAGAAAGAGAAAAATTAG
- a CDS encoding TonB-dependent receptor plug domain-containing protein produces the protein MKRNKFLLASFAFICASTLFAQEVEKEETNLNEVILIGGRTSERTVVNSSVPVDIIDVEKLKTSSPQLSVNDILNVVIPSFNSVRQSSADGTEHIDPVTLRGMGPDQVLVLINGKRRHTTSLVNYQNTVGNGSVGTDLGAIPISAIDKIEVLRDGAAAQYGSDAIAGVVNIVLKSKPGGDASLTYGQTSRNDGETYNFNGSYGTKLGQSGSIVFSAVVSERKKTNRSKDHNLDIFGDNFAYDFADDPDAARAADDAKIAALGLSRKDFRFQIGDAAIKNQQFFVNAETAINDRLDFYSFGGVSLRQGNGFGFRRLPSELSEDALKIYPNGFQATLKSNVNDYSNSTGLRYSYDGWKVELSNTFGLNSFKYDLENSINQSLGLNSPTDFYAGKHQFLQNTVNLDFSKRINQNVSLAFGGEYRFEQYKIEAGDEASYSGSGSESFVGFSPLNAVKGDRHSVAAYVDGELKFGDFTADLAGRFENYSDFGSTINGKLAMRYEYAKGYSVRGAISTGFRAPSLQQKYFSNSYTDLFLNDNGDQVLVTKGIIRNESELSKEIGLDKLKEEKSINASLGLTFRPTSKLFITLDGYFIKVDDRIVLTSDITDPALEKYNVATARIFTNAIDTETKGLDLVISYDTRLGRGKLNASLSGNINETKIVGYHFPTALTIPTEEFFGPDQVNIIESLSPKTKATLGLNYAISGFNFMVRNTYFGKVTKDGYPWGSIQEHTGKVVTDASIGYDITKNFNFTIGANNLFDVFPDKQVYENSYYGVFPYAPVQMGMTGAYYFARASFKF, from the coding sequence ATGAAAAGAAACAAATTTTTACTTGCTTCATTCGCATTTATTTGCGCATCTACACTTTTCGCTCAAGAAGTTGAAAAGGAGGAAACAAATCTTAACGAGGTTATTTTAATCGGTGGTCGTACATCAGAAAGAACGGTGGTTAATTCGTCAGTTCCTGTCGATATTATCGATGTTGAGAAATTGAAAACGTCTTCTCCTCAATTGAGTGTGAATGATATTTTGAATGTGGTTATTCCTTCTTTTAATTCGGTTCGTCAATCATCTGCCGATGGAACGGAGCATATCGATCCTGTGACGTTGCGTGGAATGGGGCCAGATCAGGTTTTGGTTTTGATTAATGGAAAACGTCGTCACACAACTTCGTTGGTGAATTACCAAAATACGGTAGGGAATGGTTCTGTAGGAACAGATTTAGGCGCAATTCCGATTTCAGCGATTGATAAAATTGAAGTTTTACGTGATGGTGCAGCTGCGCAATATGGTTCTGATGCGATTGCGGGGGTTGTAAATATTGTTTTGAAATCTAAACCAGGTGGTGACGCGTCTTTAACGTATGGTCAGACTTCTCGAAATGATGGAGAAACATACAATTTTAACGGAAGTTATGGAACGAAATTAGGACAATCAGGTTCAATTGTTTTTTCGGCGGTTGTAAGTGAGCGCAAGAAAACGAATCGTTCAAAAGATCATAATTTAGATATTTTTGGAGATAATTTCGCATACGATTTTGCAGATGATCCAGATGCAGCAAGAGCTGCGGATGATGCTAAAATTGCTGCTTTAGGACTTTCGAGAAAAGATTTTAGATTTCAAATTGGAGATGCGGCAATCAAAAATCAACAATTTTTTGTAAATGCTGAAACGGCGATTAATGATCGATTAGATTTTTATTCATTTGGAGGAGTTTCTTTACGTCAAGGAAATGGATTTGGTTTTAGAAGATTACCAAGCGAATTGTCTGAAGATGCGTTAAAAATTTATCCAAATGGTTTTCAAGCTACCTTAAAATCTAATGTAAATGATTATTCAAATTCGACAGGATTACGTTATTCATATGATGGATGGAAAGTTGAATTGAGTAATACTTTTGGTTTAAATTCATTCAAATATGATTTAGAAAATTCAATTAATCAATCATTAGGCTTAAATTCTCCAACCGATTTTTACGCAGGGAAACATCAATTTTTGCAAAATACAGTCAATTTAGATTTTTCGAAACGAATCAATCAAAATGTTAGTTTAGCGTTTGGAGGAGAATATCGTTTTGAACAATATAAAATCGAAGCTGGAGATGAAGCTTCTTACTCAGGTTCTGGATCTGAATCTTTTGTAGGATTTTCTCCATTGAATGCTGTAAAAGGTGATCGTCATTCAGTTGCGGCTTATGTAGATGGAGAATTGAAATTTGGAGATTTTACAGCTGATTTAGCTGGACGATTCGAAAATTACTCAGATTTTGGAAGTACAATCAATGGAAAATTAGCGATGCGATATGAATACGCAAAAGGATATTCGGTTCGTGGAGCAATTTCGACAGGATTTAGAGCGCCTTCTTTGCAACAAAAATACTTCAGTAATTCATATACTGATTTATTCTTGAATGATAATGGTGATCAAGTTTTGGTAACAAAAGGAATTATCCGAAATGAGTCTGAATTGTCGAAAGAAATTGGTTTGGATAAATTGAAAGAAGAAAAATCAATCAATGCAAGTTTAGGTTTAACATTTCGTCCAACTTCAAAATTATTTATCACATTGGATGGATATTTTATAAAAGTTGATGACCGAATTGTTTTGACTTCTGATATTACAGATCCTGCTTTAGAAAAATATAATGTAGCGACAGCGCGTATTTTTACGAATGCAATTGATACTGAAACCAAAGGTTTGGATTTAGTAATTTCCTATGATACTCGTTTAGGTCGAGGAAAATTGAATGCAAGTTTATCAGGAAATATCAATGAAACAAAGATTGTCGGTTATCATTTTCCAACAGCTTTGACAATTCCAACAGAAGAATTTTTTGGTCCTGATCAAGTCAATATTATCGAATCATTAAGCCCAAAAACAAAAGCAACTTTAGGATTGAATTATGCAATTTCTGGATTCAATTTTATGGTACGTAACACGTATTTTGGAAAAGTGACTAAAGATGGATATCCTTGGGGAAGTATCCAAGAGCACACGGGAAAAGTGGTGACGGATGCTTCGATTGGTTATGATATTACAAAGAATTTCAACTTTACAATTGGTGCAAATAATTTGTTTGATGTTTTCCCAGACAAACAAGTTTACGAAAATTCTTATTATGGAGTTTTTCCGTATGCGCCGGTGCAAATGGGGATGACAGGAGCGTATTATTTTGCGCGCGCAAGTTTTAAATTTTAA
- a CDS encoding aminotransferase class IV codes for MFQFIESICCVNKQLRNLEFHQARFDRTRNDNFTEINPILLNEIIKFPTDLTDEKYKVRIVYDREIQTVEFQPYQIKSIESIQLFEIENKIDYSYKYLDRWFFDEYLKESKTDDLVLIKSNYITDCIYSNIVFFDGSQWTTPRSFLLKGTMREALLQSGEIIQKNIKVSDLVNFKSFKRINAMMNLNESQELDISLLIQ; via the coding sequence ATGTTCCAATTTATTGAATCGATTTGTTGTGTGAATAAACAACTTCGAAATTTAGAATTTCATCAAGCGAGATTTGATCGGACAAGAAATGATAATTTTACTGAAATCAATCCGATTTTATTGAACGAAATTATTAAGTTTCCAACAGATTTAACGGATGAAAAATATAAAGTTAGAATTGTTTATGATCGAGAAATTCAAACGGTAGAATTTCAACCGTATCAAATCAAATCAATTGAAAGTATTCAACTTTTTGAGATCGAAAATAAAATTGATTATTCCTACAAATATTTAGATCGTTGGTTTTTTGATGAATATTTAAAAGAATCAAAAACAGATGATTTGGTGTTGATAAAATCAAATTATATTACCGATTGTATTTATTCGAATATTGTTTTTTTTGACGGTTCTCAATGGACCACGCCACGAAGTTTTTTGTTGAAAGGAACAATGAGAGAAGCTTTGTTGCAATCAGGCGAAATCATTCAGAAAAATATAAAGGTTTCAGATCTAGTTAATTTCAAATCGTTCAAACGAATCAATGCAATGATGAATTTGAACGAAAGTCAAGAGTTAGATATTTCATTGTTAATTCAATAA
- a CDS encoding aminodeoxychorismate synthase component I — protein sequence MLAKHSIFTKMNELGAAKVPFFFMIDFLKENGEVIPLNELPDEIKFEIDSPKKESFQKDFKFNKFPISFDEYLPKFNYVHDNLLFGNSYLTNLTLPTKIETNLTLDEIFQFSEAKYKLKYKDEFVCFSPERFVKIEDQKIFSNPMKGTIDASIPNAKQLILNDEKEAAEHATIVDLIRNDLSLVSENVEVTNYRYIDEVKTNDATLLQVSSEIKGDLNDDYYQNLGTIFDQLIPAGSICGAPKKKTVEIILEAEKYHRNFYTGVFGIFDGENLDSAVMIRFIENNQGEMFFKSGGGITAKSKAKAEYEELIQKVYVPIY from the coding sequence ATGTTAGCAAAGCATTCGATTTTTACGAAAATGAATGAATTGGGAGCTGCAAAAGTTCCCTTTTTTTTTATGATCGATTTTTTGAAAGAAAATGGAGAAGTAATTCCGTTAAATGAATTACCTGATGAGATAAAATTTGAAATAGATTCGCCAAAAAAAGAATCTTTTCAGAAAGATTTTAAATTCAATAAATTCCCGATTTCCTTTGACGAATATTTGCCAAAATTCAATTATGTTCACGATAATCTTTTGTTTGGAAATTCATATTTAACGAATTTAACTCTTCCAACAAAAATCGAAACGAATTTGACTTTAGACGAAATTTTTCAGTTTTCTGAAGCAAAATATAAATTGAAATATAAAGACGAATTTGTTTGTTTTTCTCCCGAACGTTTTGTGAAAATTGAAGATCAAAAAATCTTTTCAAATCCAATGAAAGGAACTATTGATGCTTCGATTCCAAATGCAAAACAACTCATTTTAAATGATGAAAAAGAAGCTGCCGAACATGCTACAATTGTCGATTTAATTAGAAATGATTTGAGTCTTGTTTCAGAAAATGTTGAGGTGACAAATTATCGATATATCGATGAGGTGAAGACAAATGATGCAACACTTTTGCAAGTAAGCTCTGAGATAAAAGGTGATTTGAACGATGATTATTACCAAAACTTAGGAACGATTTTCGATCAACTTATACCTGCTGGTTCTATTTGTGGTGCGCCCAAAAAGAAAACCGTCGAAATTATTTTAGAAGCCGAAAAGTATCATCGAAATTTTTATACAGGTGTTTTCGGCATTTTTGATGGCGAAAATCTTGATAGTGCTGTGATGATTCGTTTCATTGAAAATAATCAAGGTGAAATGTTTTTCAAGAGTGGAGGAGGAATAACGGCAAAAAGCAAAGCGAAAGCAGAATACGAAGAATTAATTCAGAAAGTATATGTTCCAATTTATTGA
- a CDS encoding nitroreductase family protein, with protein sequence MNANDLLSIIKNRRSIFPPQYNQEEITREELNQIFEAANWAPSHKKTEPWRFVVLEGPAKDRFREYVKRVYVQGTPTDQLSDRKINALIEKCDKSNKIVLINFINTEKNPEWEELAATSMAVQNMWLMASALNIGAYWSSPANIIANVDEFTTMEEGEKCVGVFYMGKIEGDSPEAVRQPIEDKVRFLEY encoded by the coding sequence ATGAATGCAAACGATTTATTATCAATCATAAAAAATAGACGCTCTATATTTCCTCCGCAATACAATCAAGAAGAAATTACGCGCGAAGAATTGAATCAAATTTTTGAGGCAGCAAATTGGGCGCCATCTCATAAAAAAACAGAACCTTGGCGTTTTGTTGTTTTAGAAGGACCTGCAAAAGACCGTTTCCGCGAATACGTAAAGCGTGTTTATGTGCAAGGAACGCCAACAGATCAATTGAGCGACAGAAAAATAAATGCATTAATTGAGAAATGTGATAAGTCGAATAAAATTGTATTAATCAATTTTATCAACACAGAAAAAAATCCTGAATGGGAAGAATTAGCTGCTACTTCTATGGCTGTTCAAAATATGTGGTTAATGGCAAGCGCTTTAAATATTGGTGCATATTGGTCTTCTCCAGCAAATATTATCGCCAATGTTGATGAATTTACAACTATGGAAGAAGGCGAAAAATGTGTTGGAGTTTTCTATATGGGAAAAATTGAAGGAGATTCTCCAGAAGCTGTTCGTCAACCAATCGAAGATAAAGTGAGATTTTTAGAGTATTAA
- a CDS encoding alpha/beta hydrolase yields MKSIFNYLLVVISISFLTSCKNSNPVVYDDPIPKHETFTIDSKILNEKRIINVWVPKEYSTSQDSLFVLYMPDGGTKEDFPHIANTLDSLIISKKIKPVILVGIENIQRRKDLSPPTENEEDKKIADIVGGSNEFRSFIKDELFPEITKKYRTQSQKGIIGESLAGLFIMETFLKQPEMFDYYIAIDPSLWWNDHKMLLNAKNDLAKFPSTQKKLWFAGSGASDILPYTDDLKNILTQEKLPNLQWNYSPEPKEEHVTIYRATKEKALIWSIGK; encoded by the coding sequence ATGAAATCGATTTTTAACTATTTATTAGTTGTAATCTCTATTAGTTTTTTGACATCTTGCAAAAACTCTAATCCAGTTGTTTACGACGACCCTATTCCAAAACATGAAACATTTACAATTGATTCTAAAATTCTGAATGAAAAGCGAATTATTAATGTTTGGGTTCCAAAAGAATATTCGACTTCTCAGGATTCATTATTCGTTTTGTATATGCCAGATGGCGGAACAAAAGAGGATTTTCCGCATATTGCAAACACATTGGACAGTTTGATTATTTCGAAAAAAATAAAACCAGTTATTTTGGTTGGAATAGAAAATATACAACGTCGCAAAGATTTGAGTCCGCCAACCGAAAACGAAGAAGATAAAAAAATAGCCGATATTGTGGGTGGTTCGAATGAATTTAGAAGTTTTATCAAGGATGAATTATTTCCTGAAATCACGAAAAAGTATCGCACTCAATCCCAAAAAGGAATTATTGGCGAATCGTTGGCTGGATTATTTATCATGGAAACTTTTCTGAAACAACCCGAAATGTTTGATTATTATATTGCAATTGATCCTTCACTTTGGTGGAACGATCATAAAATGTTATTGAATGCAAAAAATGATTTAGCTAAATTTCCTTCTACTCAAAAAAAGTTATGGTTTGCAGGATCTGGAGCAAGTGATATTTTGCCTTATACAGATGATTTGAAGAATATTTTAACGCAAGAAAAACTTCCAAATCTACAATGGAATTATTCTCCAGAACCGAAAGAAGAACATGTTACAATTTACAGAGCAACTAAAGAAAAAGCACTGATTTGGAGTATTGGTAAATAA
- a CDS encoding GNAT family N-acetyltransferase yields the protein MLTYRDAKRRDLEKITEIYNSTIASRLVTADTEQVSVESKVKWFEEHSPEKRPLWVVENESKDIVGWVSFQSFYGRPAYDATVEISIYLDATQRGKGLGKQVLEYSITKAPEFGIKTILGFIFSHNEPSLKLFKHFCFEDWGNYPNIATLDGIERSLTILGKRIA from the coding sequence ATGTTAACATATAGAGATGCTAAACGAAGAGATTTAGAAAAAATAACAGAAATTTATAATTCGACAATAGCTTCGCGATTAGTGACTGCCGATACAGAACAAGTTTCAGTTGAAAGTAAAGTAAAATGGTTCGAAGAACATTCACCTGAAAAAAGACCACTTTGGGTTGTAGAAAATGAATCGAAAGACATTGTAGGTTGGGTAAGTTTTCAATCTTTTTATGGAAGACCAGCTTATGATGCAACTGTAGAAATTAGCATTTATTTAGATGCTACGCAACGTGGAAAAGGTTTAGGAAAACAAGTGTTGGAATATAGCATTACGAAAGCGCCAGAATTTGGAATCAAAACGATTTTAGGTTTTATTTTTTCGCATAACGAACCGAGCTTGAAATTATTCAAACATTTTTGTTTCGAAGATTGGGGAAATTATCCCAATATTGCAACTTTAGACGGAATAGAAAGAAGTTTAACTATTTTAGGTAAACGAATCGCATAA
- a CDS encoding DinB family protein has product MEEHIIYLTNIRKQIIDELEQHSLKQLLYIPVGYKNNLFWNAAHVLATQQLIHYYLTDNRMLVDIQFIQKYKKGTIGNTEVTEEDVTELKEMLESTPMQMFKDYRSEKLSYYRSYKTSFGMTLESIEDAILYNNIHEAMHLGYMMAMKKNIPF; this is encoded by the coding sequence ATGGAAGAGCATATTATTTATCTGACGAATATAAGAAAACAGATTATTGATGAGCTTGAACAACACTCTCTGAAACAACTACTTTATATACCTGTTGGCTATAAAAACAATTTGTTTTGGAATGCTGCTCATGTTTTGGCAACACAGCAATTGATCCATTATTATTTAACCGATAATAGGATGTTGGTCGATATTCAGTTTATCCAGAAGTATAAAAAAGGAACAATTGGAAATACGGAAGTAACAGAAGAGGATGTGACAGAATTGAAGGAAATGTTGGAAAGTACACCAATGCAGATGTTCAAGGATTATCGTTCGGAAAAACTATCGTATTATCGATCATATAAAACAAGTTTTGGTATGACGTTAGAATCGATTGAAGATGCAATTTTGTACAACAATATTCACGAAGCAATGCATTTGGGCTATATGATGGCGATGAAAAAGAATATTCCTTTTTAA